GATGCAGGACGGCCTGTGGCTGCGCCGCGACGTGGCGACGGGCCGCACCCAGGGCCGCCTGGTGGAGATCGTGAGCGGCCTCGACCCCGACGCCACCGTGGCCGCGGGCGGGGCCTTCATGCTCAAGAGCGACATCCTGCGTTCTAAGATGGGCGCGGGGTGAGCAGACTAGTTGCCCGGGGACAGTTCGTCCCCGTCCACCCGTCCTTGTTCTCGAAGCGTTGTGTGGTATTGGGAGTTCGGTGTCAGGGGTCCGGTTCGCGCGGATTCGCGTGATTCGCGGTCGTTTTGAGGCTTCACTCCATGCTCGATCACGCCCTTCAATTCGTCCTGCGCCAGCGCCTCCTGGTGGTTCTTGGCGGCGCGCTGGCGCTCGCCGCCGGCGTCGCGGCCTGGCGGCGTCTGCCGATTGACGCCTTCCCCGACGTGACCAACGTGCAGGTGATGGTGCTCACCAACGCCCCCGGCCTGGCGCCCGGCGAGGTCGAGCGCCTCATCACCTTCCCCATCGAGGTCGAAATGAGCGGCCTGCCCGACGTCCAGCAGGTCCGCTCGCTCTCCAAGAGCGGCCTTTCGCAGGTCGTCGTGATCTTCGAGGACCACGTAGACACGTATTTCGCCCGCGAACTGGTCTTCCAGCGCCTGGCCGCGGCGCGCGAGCAGCTCCCGGAGGGCATCGAGCCCGAACTCGGCCCCATCTCCACCGGCCTCGGCGAGATCTTCCAATACGCCCTCCTGGCCGGCCACTACTGTCCCAGCCACCCTCGTGTCTGGGCCGAGGAGCCCGGCCGGTGCCCCGACTGCGGCGCCGCGCTGCGCCGGAACGATGCCGACCTGATGGACCTGCGCACACTTCAGGACTGGGTGGTGGCGCCCCAGCTCCGGCGCCTCGCCGGCATCACCGAGGTGAACAGCTTCGGCGGCCTGGTCAAGCAGTTCCACGTGGTGCCCGACCCCGACAGGCTGCTGAAATACGACCTCTCGCTCCGCGACATTCTGGAGGCCTTGGAAGCCAACAACGCCAACGCGCCCGGCGGCTTCATCGTGAAGGACTGGGAGCAGATCAACCTCGTATCGAAGGGCCTGCTGCGCGACGTCGCCGACATCGAGCGGATCGTGCTCAAAGCGGAAGATGGCACGCCCGTCTACCTCGGGGACCTGGCGGAGGTGAAGATCGGCCATCAGACCCGCCACGGCGTCGTGACCCGCGACGGCAAGGGCGAGGTGGTGATCGGCATGACGATCATGCTGAAGGACGCGAACTCGAAGATCGTGGTGGACCGTGTGCGGGCCGCCGTGCCCGAGATCCAGAAGACCCTGCCGCCGGGGGTGAAGGTCGAGCCGTTCTACGATCGCACGTCGCTGATCCAGGCCTGCGTGAACACCGTGTCGAGCGCGCTCCTCCAGGGCGCCGGGCTCGTGCTCGTGGTGCTGTTTCTCATCCTGTGGGACTTGCGGGCCGCGGTCACCGTGGCCCTCACCGTGCCGCTGGCAGCCAGCGCGGCTTTCCTGCTCATGGGCTGGCAGGGCGTGACCGCTAACCTGATGAGCCTGGGCGGCCTGGCCATCGCCGTGGGCATGGTGGTGGACGGCGGCATCGTGATGACGGAGAACATCGCGCGCCACATGCGCGAGCGGGCCGAGACGGGGCTGTCGCGCGCCGAGATTGCCCTCGACGCCGCGCGCGAGGTGGCCGCGCCCATGGCCTTCGCCATCCTGATCATCATGGTCGTGTTCCTGCCGCTCTTCACCCTCGAGTCGCTCGAGGGCAAGATGTTCAAGCCCCTGGCGCTCACGATGTGCTTCGCGATGGTGGGCGCGCTCGTGGCCGCGCTCACGGTCGTGCCGGCCCTGGCGTCGCTGGTGGTGAAGCGCGCCGCGCCGGCGGCGCGCGGCGATCTCGTCACCCGCCTCTTCGAACGGCTCTACACGCCGCTGCTGCGGCTGGCCCTGCGCGGGCGCGGGATCACCGTGGCTGTGGCGGCGGCGGCCATGGTCGGCACGTTCTCGCTCCTGCCGCAGCTCGGCACCGAGTTCCTCCCTGCTCTCGACGAGGGGGCGTTGGCGATCAACGTGGTGCGCCTGCCCACGGCCGGCGCCGAGGGCTCGGCCCTCCAGTGCTCGGCCATCGAGCGCCGGCTCCTCGCCGCCATCCCCGAAGTCACCACCGTGGTGTCGAAGACCGGCCGCGCCGAGATCGCCGAGGACCCGATGGGGCCGGAGCAGAGCGACATCTTCGTCATGCTCAAGCCCCAGGCCGAGTGGACGCCTGGCCGCACCCGCGAGGGCCTCCTCGAGGCGGTGCGCGCCGAGCTGGCCGCATTCCCGGGCATGAACGCGGCCTTCTCGCAGCCCATCGCGCTGCGCGTCAACGAGCTGATCAGCGGTATCAAGAGCGACCTCGCCGTGAAGATCTTCGGCGAGGACATGGCCATCCTCCAGGCCACCGCCGAGCGGATCGCGCCCATCCTCACCTCCATCCACGGAGCGCGCGACATCAAGATCGAGCAGATCTCGGGCTTCTCGGAACTCGAGGTGCAGATGGACCGCGCGGCCATGGCCCGCCACAAAGTGAACGCGGCCGACATCAACCTGCTCATCGAGGCCGCCGTAGGCGGCAAGGTGGCCACCACGCTCTTCGAGGGCCAGCGCCGCTTCGCCGTGCAGGTGCGCTACCCGGCCAGCCGCCGCAGCGACCCCGAGGCCATCGAGCGCCTCCTCGTGCCCTCGCCCGCCGGCTACCACGTGCCTCTAGGCGACCTGGCCCGAATCCGCGAGGTGCAAACCCCCGCCCAGGTGAGCCGCGAGGACTCCAGCCGCCGCCTCGTCGTGGAGTGCAACGTGCGCGGGCGCGACATCGGCAGCTTCGTCGAGGAGGCCAAGGCGAAACTCGCCGCCGTCGAGCAAGGGCTGCCCCAAGGCTACCGCCTCACCTGGGGCGGCCAGTTCGAGAACCAGGAGCGGGCCATGGCCCGCTTGCGGGTCGTCGTGCCCGTCGCCATCCTGCTCATCCTCGTGCTGCTGCTCGCGGCGCTCGGCTCGCTCAAGAGCGCCGTGCTCGTGCTCTTGGCCCTCCCGTTCGCGGTGGTGGGCGGCATCCTGGCCATCTATGTGCTGGGCCTCAACCTCAGCGTGTCGGCCTCCATCGGCTTCATCGCGCTCTTCGGCGTCGCCGTGGAGGACGGCTTGGTGCTCGTGAGCTTCTGCGACCAGTTGCGCAGGCGCGGCCTGGCCGTACGCGAGGCCGTCAGCGAGGCCTGCCGCCTGCGCGTGCGCTCGATCATCACCACCAGCCTCACCACACTGCTGGGCCTCTTCCCGATGCTCTATG
The sequence above is drawn from the Planctomycetota bacterium genome and encodes:
- a CDS encoding CusA/CzcA family heavy metal efflux RND transporter; this encodes MLDHALQFVLRQRLLVVLGGALALAAGVAAWRRLPIDAFPDVTNVQVMVLTNAPGLAPGEVERLITFPIEVEMSGLPDVQQVRSLSKSGLSQVVVIFEDHVDTYFARELVFQRLAAAREQLPEGIEPELGPISTGLGEIFQYALLAGHYCPSHPRVWAEEPGRCPDCGAALRRNDADLMDLRTLQDWVVAPQLRRLAGITEVNSFGGLVKQFHVVPDPDRLLKYDLSLRDILEALEANNANAPGGFIVKDWEQINLVSKGLLRDVADIERIVLKAEDGTPVYLGDLAEVKIGHQTRHGVVTRDGKGEVVIGMTIMLKDANSKIVVDRVRAAVPEIQKTLPPGVKVEPFYDRTSLIQACVNTVSSALLQGAGLVLVVLFLILWDLRAAVTVALTVPLAASAAFLLMGWQGVTANLMSLGGLAIAVGMVVDGGIVMTENIARHMRERAETGLSRAEIALDAAREVAAPMAFAILIIMVVFLPLFTLESLEGKMFKPLALTMCFAMVGALVAALTVVPALASLVVKRAAPAARGDLVTRLFERLYTPLLRLALRGRGITVAVAAAAMVGTFSLLPQLGTEFLPALDEGALAINVVRLPTAGAEGSALQCSAIERRLLAAIPEVTTVVSKTGRAEIAEDPMGPEQSDIFVMLKPQAEWTPGRTREGLLEAVRAELAAFPGMNAAFSQPIALRVNELISGIKSDLAVKIFGEDMAILQATAERIAPILTSIHGARDIKIEQISGFSELEVQMDRAAMARHKVNAADINLLIEAAVGGKVATTLFEGQRRFAVQVRYPASRRSDPEAIERLLVPSPAGYHVPLGDLARIREVQTPAQVSREDSSRRLVVECNVRGRDIGSFVEEAKAKLAAVEQGLPQGYRLTWGGQFENQERAMARLRVVVPVAILLILVLLLAALGSLKSAVLVLLALPFAVVGGILAIYVLGLNLSVSASIGFIALFGVAVEDGLVLVSFCDQLRRRGLAVREAVSEACRLRVRSIITTSLTTLLGLFPMLYAVGPGAELQKPLIAVIFGGLITQLVLVLTVLPVLYTLVNRDRPLPPQVAAEPV